CAGCTGATCGTCGCCCTCGCCGAAATGCTCGGCCTCGCCGCGATGACCTACAGGCTCGTCGCCTTCGGGGCAGGCCCCCGGGAGCCGTTCTCGTGGAAGCCGCTGCGGGCGAATGTCGCGTTTTCGCTCACCATCGCCTTCACCGCGACCATCTGGGTGGTGATCTCGCAGACCGACAAGCTCGTGCTCTCCAAGCTCCTGCCGCTTGCCGGATACGGCGTGTTCTCCCTCGCCGCCGTCGCCGCGGGCGCGCTCAATTCGATCGGCGGCCCCTTGGGACAGGCCCTGCTGCCGCGCCTGACGAAGCTGGTCGCGGAGCGCGACACGGGGCGCGCCGTCCAGCTCTACGGCGACGCGACCCAGGTCGCATCGGTGCTGGCGTTCCCCGCGGTCGCGATCCTGTGCTTCTTCGCCGGGCCGATCCTACGCGCCTGGACCGGCAACCCGTCGATCGCGGAGCAGGCGGCGCCGATCCTGCGCCTCTATGCCATCGGCAACGGCTTCGTGATCCTGAACGCCTTCGCCTATTACATCCAATATGCGTATGGCGATCTGCGGCTGCATTTCCTGGGCAATGCGCTGATCTTCGTGCTGCTCGTCCCGCTCCTGGTCTTCGGCGCCGAATATTACGGCGCGGTCGGGACCGGCGCCGCCTGGGCGGCGGTCAACGGCCTCTACGCCATCGCCTGGGTCCCGCTGATCCATGCAAGGCTTATGAAAGGCCGGCATTGGCGATGGGTGACGCGCGACATCCTGTCGATCGCGCTGCCGAGCCTGGCGGCGGGCTGGCTGCTGTCCGCGGCGATCGCGCTGCCGGCGGGTCGCTGGCCCGCCCTGGCGGTGGTGGCGGCGAGCGGCGCCGTGGTGACGGCCGCCGCCTGCGCCGGTTCTTCGCTGCTTCGGAGCAAGCTTGCGCAAGTCCTGGCACCGCGGCTCGCCCGGCTCTCCGGACCGTCGCGCTAGCGCGGCCCGTCGTCCGGCGCGAGGAGCGATGCCTGGTAGGTCGCGTAATAGCTTTCGAGATTGCTCAGATATTCGGCGCGCACATATTTCTTCGCCAGCATCGCGAATTGACGGTCTGCGACCTCCCCGTATCTTTCCGGCCGGTCCGCCGCGCGCAGGAAGGCGGCGATCGCCGACACGTCGTCCTGCAGATCCGCGAACAGACCGGGCAGCGTCTCATAGTCGGGCGTGAAGAAGCGGCTGTTGTAGACCGCCATCCCGATTCCGCCGCTGAAGACCGTCTCGACGAAATAGCCGTCGAGCCCCTCGCCGAAGGTAAAGGCGAATTTCGCGCGCGCGATCGTGGCCTTGTACTGCCGATAGGTCATGTCGCGGATCTCGACGATGCGATGGTCCGGAAGGGCTTGTGCGATCGCGGCGAGGACGCTGCGCCGCAAGGGGCTCGGGTCGGGCGAGACCACGACCAGGCGCTCCTTGTCGGCATAGCCGCTCCGGCGGAATTCCTCGGGGCTGACCCAGGTCGAAAGAAGATGGACCGGGCAGCCGAGCCGCGCGGCGGTCCCGGCATCGGCATAGGCGGCGTGGGCGACCGTGGCCGTCACCGGACCCAGCCCCTGAAGCCGCGCGACGACCTCCCTGGAGGGAATGAAATCGATGTTCTGCAGGAGGATGTTGAACGACCAGGACACGCCGGGCCGGGCGAAGAGCGCGGCATGATCCAGGATCATCTGCTCGACGGCGCATTCGGGAACGTGCACCAGAACGCGGCTTCCCGCCGCGAGGCACTCCAGCAGCGCGCCGAACGGCAGCAGCGCCGCCGTGTTGTCGAACTTGTCGAGACGGCGCAGCGGCTGCTGGCCGAGCGCGGTGCAGACCGAGACCCGGACGCCCCGCGGCGACAGCAGCCGCGCCGACTCCCGCGCGATCGAGGCGATCGACATCAGGCCGCCATTCACGATGTTCGCGCCGGCGATCAGGAAGACCACGTGCCGCCCGGCGCGATCGCCCGCCGCCGCTTGCGCGAGCGCACCGGCCGAGCGGCGTGTGTGGATGTTTCCGTGCCGCCATTCGACGGCGAACTTCCGGAAGTTCCCCCATTTCGTCGCGACGGTGGATGCGAAGGTCATGCCGGCCTTCCGTCAAGCGC
The nucleotide sequence above comes from Rhizomicrobium sp.. Encoded proteins:
- a CDS encoding oligosaccharide flippase family protein; the encoded protein is MSPPKYTLRYNIAANYVSQVYLVAVGIVMAPVYLSYMGAEAYGLIGFFTMMTSWFQLLDIGLTPTLVRETARFRGGVIGAGTLRSYLRALEAIFGAVSVLGAAVMILFSDQIAAQWLQVKVLPLAEVSQAIVLMGLTVPLRWVAGLYRGVVAGFERQVWLASYNIVIATCRFVGVLAVFHVFGASPVNFFAYQLIVALAEMLGLAAMTYRLVAFGAGPREPFSWKPLRANVAFSLTIAFTATIWVVISQTDKLVLSKLLPLAGYGVFSLAAVAAGALNSIGGPLGQALLPRLTKLVAERDTGRAVQLYGDATQVASVLAFPAVAILCFFAGPILRAWTGNPSIAEQAAPILRLYAIGNGFVILNAFAYYIQYAYGDLRLHFLGNALIFVLLVPLLVFGAEYYGAVGTGAAWAAVNGLYAIAWVPLIHARLMKGRHWRWVTRDILSIALPSLAAGWLLSAAIALPAGRWPALAVVAASGAVVTAAACAGSSLLRSKLAQVLAPRLARLSGPSR